GGTGATACTGTAATCATTCAACAGTTTTGCAACCTTTTCAGGACTCTGGGAATAAAGGTCGATGGCTGATTTTTCAATGACAGGCTGAGAGGCTTTGAATTCATCTTCAAGTTTTTTCTGCACCAACCTGATATCAGCTGACATATAATTGTATTTCGAATAGGCCATATTAGCTACCCAGTTATTGATCCAGAAAGCCGATGTCCAGGAGAAAGTCAGCAAATCGCCATTTCCCACTTTAAAACATTCGGGAACTTCTGTTATGGAACAATACATCGGGATATAAACCGAAGTTGCGGCATCATCCACCCCAAACCAAAGCACTCCTCCTATCGGATTAGGCAGATAGTTGCGCATCTGTGCGACGAACGAGAATCCGGTCTGCTGAGTAGCAATCGCCCGCTCATTGATATACTCAATACTGTCCACTTTAAAGGTCAGCGGACGCCAGCGGTATGGACAGGCAAACGGTCCCGCACCAATATCTTTGGTCATATCGAAAGGCGTACCCTCAAAGTGGTCGCGCATCGCATTCATCATGTTTTGGGGAGAGATCTTTCTATCCGGCTTTATGTAAAGAGGAAGAGGTTCTTTCGATTTGCCATATAGGTAGGGCAAATATTTATCCATTCCGGAGCTAAACATATTGTAGAAGCTCCATACACGGGCATCACAACTGCGTATTGCTTCAAAATCAGCCGGGGCATAGGCATCGGCAAAGCTGAAATCCGTATTCAGGCCAGAGAAATAACCTTTTTGGCGGGCAAATGATATCACATCGGGGGAATAGATGCAGTTATCGGGATCTTCAAGTGGAAAAGTATGGATACGGGCATGGTTGGCATGGGCCGAGATGCAGTCATCCGGAATACGGACGGCTACCCAAACCGCACCTTTATTGCGTAGCCCCTTTCCTATCATTTCCATAATCCAGACCTCATTCGGGTCGGCAATGGTGAAAGACTCGCCTTCACTGCGGTAACCGTATTTCTGAACTAATAAGGTCATGGTCCCGATGGCTTCCCGTGCTGTACGGGCACGTTGGAGTGTAATGTAAATCAGGCTGCCATAATCCATAACAGCAGTTGTGTCCACAAGCCCTTCACGGCCACCGAATGTCGTTTCGCCAATGGTTAGTTGGCATTCATTCATATTCCCGACTACATTGTATGTTCGCTCAGTCTGGGGAATCTGCCCGAGAAGATGATTCGTATCCCATTCTCTGACATCAAGCATCTCACCGGGCGAATGAGTCGCAGCCGGCCAGTGGTATAATTCACCATATAACACATGAGAATCTGCCGCATAGGTAACCAATGTAGAACCATCCGTTGACGCACCTTTCCCCACGATAAGGTTTGTACAGGCCTCAACAGCCGGAATTGCCATATTCACAAACAGTATTGCACTTAATATTCGCCTATATATACGCTTCATTCGGTCTGATTTACTGATTATAGTACTATCTCTGAATTCTATACGACAAAAATAAACGAAAATGAGAACTTCCTTTCGTCAGGAAATAATAATTCTTGTGAATCTCTAAAAGACAAGTCACCCCCAATCTCACATTTAGGTAGAAAAGAACGCCCCGGATTTTACAGGAATGTAATCCCGCACAATTCACAGCCCTATGTAATCATCTAAATATGTGCAACCTACCAGTTTGGCACAGTTTTTATAATATGATAAATGGGAAATTCGGGAGAGATTTCTGAATTCGTTATTCATCAAAAGGGACAACGAGTAAAAGTCCGCCATCTCATCTGCAGAAATTCCCGTGATTAAAGAATAGGACAAACCACAAATCAACAAAAACTATGGACGAAATCATTATCAAACCTATCGGGATTATTCACACACCGTTTGACGATGTGAGAAACATGCCGATACAACCTATTGCCGCCGAGGGCGTATTCGGGCTGGTAGAGGTCTTTTCCGAATTCGCACCCGGACTGAAGGATCTGGAAGGATTCTCACACATTACACTGGTGTACCGTTTTCACAAAATTGAAAGTTACGAACTGGAAGTAATCCCCTTCATGGACGATCAGCCTCACGGCATCTTTTCCTGCAAAGCGCCCAAACGCCCCAATGCAATCGGAATCTCTACGGTCAAACTGATGAAAATAGATGGTAACATTCTGCACATAGAACAACCCGATATGCTTAATGGCACTCCACTGATAGACATCAAGCCTTTTTATCCCCGCTACGATAACCGTCAGGATGTAACTATCGGCTGGTTGGAGAAAAATAAAAACCTTCCGCTTGAACAACTGCGGGCCGATGAAAGATTCAAATCATAATACACTTTTACAGGAACCACAAATGCAATCATTATGAACACGCTATATACTGCCGCCAATAACCAGCCGGAAATATGGGAAGAGCTTTTATCCGAAATCGATATCCCGGTTCAAATCCCGACAGATGATCTCTCATCCCGTATTTTCACGACAGCTACCTGCCTGAGAAGCTTCGGCGTAAGCCCGGAAAAACTCTCCATAGCCCGTAAGATAGCCCGGATGGAAGAAAATGCAGCTACGGATAATGGAAAACCTTTCATGGTGGCTCTCCTCCCCTGCGGCATGCGCAATGCCTTCAAGGAGGCGTTCTTCGAAAAGTTTCCGCAATATGCCGATGATGACGAACAGGTGGTGATCGACGGAAACCTCAATTTTGAGAAACAGTTTTACAGCTACCTCGACCACATAGGTTCAACGGAAGAGTTACCCGATATCCTGATCACCTCCGACATCAACAATCTATACTACCGTGATTTCATGTACAAATTCCTGCTACATGAGGGTTTCGACCGACTGAATTATCCGGTATACGACTATTTCTCCGATATGAACCCCGACCATCCCCAAGGGGCGATGAAGATGATTTCTTCCAATATGCTGGTGATGGTGATCAATCAGAAACACTATTCAACCTCAGCCAAACCCCAGGAATGGTACGAAATTCTTGATAAAAAACTGGAGAAGAAACTGGTACTTCGTGGAGATAAAGATTTCTTTTGCAACGCGGTTCTCTATCCTTTTTACAAAGAATACGGTGACGAAGCCCTTCGCGTATTGGGTAAAAACACACTTAAGGGAATGCATCCGGCCGAGATGGTACGCGAAATCAACACCAAAAAGGAGAATGACGTAGCGGTTTATGTCATGCCCTATTCATTTGCCTGCAAAGTAAGAAACGTCAACTTTACGACAGTTTGGCCTAAGGACGGAGCCATTGTCAGTCCGGTGCAGATACTGGTGAAAAGAGGGAAAGCCGCCCAACACAAAGAGCTGCTTGATTTTATATTTGGAAAAATCATGGGAGAACAGCTTGAGCAGAACGGATTCCCATCCTTTCATGCCGATACCATCAAACGTTACCCGGGCAGAAAACTAAAATGGGTGGGATGGAATTTCTTTATCGAAAATGATTTACAAGAAGTAAAAATGAAAATGCAGGAAGCTTTTATGGAGAGTTTTCATAGCAGTGGGATCTATTTACGCTAACTAACATCCCGGCAAAACACTTATATACCTCAAACCTAACAGGTTTTAAAAACCTGTTAGGTTTAGAGTTCACTTACCCGATATTGAAGTTTTTTCAGGGAATCATTCTCCACCAGTTTCACTTCACGATACGACTCCAGCAACTTCCTTTTATTTATCCCCTTAAATCCGGCTGCATAATTGACCTGTCCGGATGGTACTTCTATCAGAATCCGCCTTGCCTTATTTTCAACCGATACTTCAGCTAATTCGTCTGCCCAGATAG
The Parabacteroides sp. FAFU027 DNA segment above includes these coding regions:
- a CDS encoding ABC transporter substrate-binding protein, yielding MNTLYTAANNQPEIWEELLSEIDIPVQIPTDDLSSRIFTTATCLRSFGVSPEKLSIARKIARMEENAATDNGKPFMVALLPCGMRNAFKEAFFEKFPQYADDDEQVVIDGNLNFEKQFYSYLDHIGSTEELPDILITSDINNLYYRDFMYKFLLHEGFDRLNYPVYDYFSDMNPDHPQGAMKMISSNMLVMVINQKHYSTSAKPQEWYEILDKKLEKKLVLRGDKDFFCNAVLYPFYKEYGDEALRVLGKNTLKGMHPAEMVREINTKKENDVAVYVMPYSFACKVRNVNFTTVWPKDGAIVSPVQILVKRGKAAQHKELLDFIFGKIMGEQLEQNGFPSFHADTIKRYPGRKLKWVGWNFFIENDLQEVKMKMQEAFMESFHSSGIYLR
- the tsaA gene encoding tRNA (N6-threonylcarbamoyladenosine(37)-N6)-methyltransferase TrmO, producing the protein MDEIIIKPIGIIHTPFDDVRNMPIQPIAAEGVFGLVEVFSEFAPGLKDLEGFSHITLVYRFHKIESYELEVIPFMDDQPHGIFSCKAPKRPNAIGISTVKLMKIDGNILHIEQPDMLNGTPLIDIKPFYPRYDNRQDVTIGWLEKNKNLPLEQLRADERFKS
- a CDS encoding dipeptidase — its product is MKRIYRRILSAILFVNMAIPAVEACTNLIVGKGASTDGSTLVTYAADSHVLYGELYHWPAATHSPGEMLDVREWDTNHLLGQIPQTERTYNVVGNMNECQLTIGETTFGGREGLVDTTAVMDYGSLIYITLQRARTAREAIGTMTLLVQKYGYRSEGESFTIADPNEVWIMEMIGKGLRNKGAVWVAVRIPDDCISAHANHARIHTFPLEDPDNCIYSPDVISFARQKGYFSGLNTDFSFADAYAPADFEAIRSCDARVWSFYNMFSSGMDKYLPYLYGKSKEPLPLYIKPDRKISPQNMMNAMRDHFEGTPFDMTKDIGAGPFACPYRWRPLTFKVDSIEYINERAIATQQTGFSFVAQMRNYLPNPIGGVLWFGVDDAATSVYIPMYCSITEVPECFKVGNGDLLTFSWTSAFWINNWVANMAYSKYNYMSADIRLVQKKLEDEFKASQPVIEKSAIDLYSQSPEKVAKLLNDYSITKAQSTLESWKKLGEYLMVKYIDGNIKREKDGKFQRTNDGVSAKPLQPGYSKEFYKSIVKDTGDRLKVSF